A genomic segment from Canis aureus isolate CA01 chromosome 4, VMU_Caureus_v.1.0, whole genome shotgun sequence encodes:
- the PCBD1 gene encoding pterin-4-alpha-carbinolamine dehydratase isoform X2 yields the protein MAGKAHRLSAEERDQLLPNLRAVGWNEVEGRDAIFKQFHFKDFNRAFGFMTRVALQAEKLDHHPEWFNVYNKVHITLSTHECAGLSERDINLASFIEQVAVSMT from the exons ATG GCTGGCAAAGCGCACAGGCTAAGTGCTGAGGAGAGGGACCAGCTGCTGCCAAACCTGAGGGCTGTGGGGTGGAACGAGGTGGAGGGCCGAGACGCCATCTTCAAGCAGTTCCATTTCAAAGACTTCAATCGG GCTTTTGGCTTCATGACGAGGGTGGCCCTGCAGGCTGAGAAACTGGACCACCATCCTGAATGGTTTAACGTGTACAACAAG GTCCACATCACCCTGAGCACCCACGAGTGTGCCGGCCTTTCGGAACGGGACATAAACCTGGCCAGCTTCATCGAACAAGTAGCGGTGTCCATGACCTAG
- the PCBD1 gene encoding pterin-4-alpha-carbinolamine dehydratase isoform X1, giving the protein MQGRAGKAHRLSAEERDQLLPNLRAVGWNEVEGRDAIFKQFHFKDFNRAFGFMTRVALQAEKLDHHPEWFNVYNKVHITLSTHECAGLSERDINLASFIEQVAVSMT; this is encoded by the exons ATGCAGGGCAGG GCTGGCAAAGCGCACAGGCTAAGTGCTGAGGAGAGGGACCAGCTGCTGCCAAACCTGAGGGCTGTGGGGTGGAACGAGGTGGAGGGCCGAGACGCCATCTTCAAGCAGTTCCATTTCAAAGACTTCAATCGG GCTTTTGGCTTCATGACGAGGGTGGCCCTGCAGGCTGAGAAACTGGACCACCATCCTGAATGGTTTAACGTGTACAACAAG GTCCACATCACCCTGAGCACCCACGAGTGTGCCGGCCTTTCGGAACGGGACATAAACCTGGCCAGCTTCATCGAACAAGTAGCGGTGTCCATGACCTAG
- the SGPL1 gene encoding sphingosine-1-phosphate lyase 1 isoform X1: MPIIGRKIQDKVNKTKDDISKNMSFLKVDKEYVKALPSQGLSASAVLEKLKEYSSMDIFWQEGKASGAVYSGAEELTELLVKAYGDFAWSNPLHPDIFPGLRKIEAEIVRIACSLFNGGPDSCGCVTSGGTESILMACKAYRDLAFENGIKTPEIVAPQSAHAAFDKAANYFGMKIIRVPLNKMMEVDVRAMRRAISRNTAMLVCSTPQFPHGVIDPVPEVAKLAVRYKIPLHVDACLGGFLIVFMEKAGYPLEQPFDFRVKGVTSISADTHKYGYAPKGSSVLLYSDKKYRSHQFFVATDWQGGIYASPTIAGSRPGGISAACWAALMHFGESGYVEATKQIIKTTRFLKSELETIKGIFVFGNPQLSVIALGSRDFDIYRLFNLMTAKGWNLNQLQFPPSIHFCITLVHTRKRVAIQFLKDIRESVTQIMKNPKAKTTGMGAIYGMAQTTVDRNLVAELSSVFLDSLFSTDTVTPSSQMNGSPKPR; the protein is encoded by the exons ATCCAAGATAAGGTGAACAAGACCAAGGATGATATTAGCAAGAACATGTCATTCCTGAAAGTGGACAAAGAGTATGTGAAAGCTCTGCCCTCTCAAGGTCTGAGTGCATCTGCAGTTCTGGAGAAGCTCAAGGAATACAGCTCTATGG ACATCTTCTGGCAGGAGGGCAAAGCGTCTGGAGCAGTGTACAGCGGGGCGGAGGAGCTCACCGAACTCCTCGTGAAG GCTTATGGAGATTTTGCCTGGAGCAATCCATTGCACCCAGATATCTTCCCAGGACTGCGCAAGATTGAGGCAGAGATCGTGAGGATAGCTTGTTCCCTGTTTAATGGGGGGCCGGACTCCTGTGGGTGT GTGACCTCTGGGGGGACAGAAAGCATACTGATGGCCTGCAAAGCTTACCGGGACCTGGCTTTTGAGAATGGGATCAAAACTCCAGAAAT TGTGGCCCCCCAGAGTGCCCATGCTGCATTTGACAAAGCAGCCAATTATTTCGGGATGAAGATTATACGGGTTCCACTGAACAAAATGATGGAGGTGGATGTTCGG GCAATGAGGAGAGCCATCTCCAGGAACACGGCCATGCTTGTCTGTTCTACCCCCCAGTTTCCTCATGGTGTCATAGATCCCGTCCCTGAAGTGGCCAAG CTGGCTGTCCGATATAAAATACCTCTTCATGTAGATGCTTGTCTGGGGGGCTTCCTCATCGTCTTTATGGAGAAAGCAGGATACCCACTGGAGCAACCATTTGATTTCCGGGTGAAAGGTGTGACCAGCATTTCAGCTGATACCCACAAG TATGGCTACGCCCCCAAAGGCTCTTCCGTGCTGTTATACAGTGACAAGAAGTACAGGAGCCATCAGTTCTTCGTGGCGACTGACTGGCAGGGCGGCATCTACGCTTCCCCGACCATCGCGGGCTCACGGCCCGGAGGCATTAGCGCGGCCTGTTGGGCTGCCTTGATGCACTTCGGTGAGAGCGGCTATGTTGAAGCCACCAAACAGATCATCAAAACTACTCGCTTCCTCAAGTCAGA actGGAAACTATCAAAGGCATCTTTGTTTTTGGGAATCCTCAGTTGTCAGTAATTGCTCTGGGCTCCCGAGACTTTGACATCTACCGACTGTTCAACCTGATGACGGCTAAGGGGTGGAACTTGAACCAGCTGCAGTTCCCGCCCAG TATTCATTTCTGCATCACGCTGGTGCACACCCGGAAGCGAGTAGCCATACAGTTCTTAAAGGACATCCGGGAGTCGGTCACTCAAATCATGAAGAATCCGAAAGCAAAGACCACAGGAATG GGTGCGATCTATGGCATGGCCCAGACGACAGTTGACAGGAACCTGGTCGCAGAATTGTCCTCGGTCTTCTTGGACAGCCTCTTCAGCACGGACACTGTGACTCCAAGCAGCCAGATGAATGGTTCTCCGAAACCCCGCTGA